The following is a genomic window from Nicotiana tabacum cultivar K326 chromosome 3, ASM71507v2, whole genome shotgun sequence.
TTTTGGCCTATTGAGGATGTTTGACAACTCAATGACTGTCCAGCCAGATCCCAATTCAAAAGAAATAGGTCGAGCCGAAGGGATTTATGGCTCGGCCTCGTTTGAAGATATAGAACTTCTTATGACTCTCAATCTCGTGTTCACCAAAGGCAAGTACAATGGTAGAACACTCAGTATCCTCGGACACAATCGGATATTTCATGAGTATAGGGAGTTACCTATTGTTGGTGGTTCGGGTGTTTTCCGGCTAGCACGAGGGATCGCCACCGCGAAAACTTTCTGGGCTAGTAACGCCACGCAGAATGCAATAGTTGAATACCATGTTGTGGTTTTGCATTATTGAACTCTCCCTTGTTTACTTTGATTTTTCATGTTGTTTCATGTGATTCAAATAATTGGAACACTTGTAAATTTCGGTGTGTTTTGAATGACATAAAGCATATTTTGCTGTTTGAGTGCATTAAATTGCGAGCTAGATTACATTGTTGCAAGTAACAATTTAATGATGTATCCCGTAATTGCTGACTTTTGCTAGATGTTAGTTGTCTTTCTCTACctcatattttttttaatcttctGTCAGCTAACTAGGTGGGGATTGAAAAGATGATAAAGGCACTATCTTTAGATTTATTAAAGTCCATGGTTTAcacattaatttaaaaaatattaagcaGACCGAggtgttattttttatttgtgaatTGTGATGTACGTGAAGTggtaaataaaatacaaaatgttTATGAAGACATCTTTGAGGAcactattatattttattttattttcatgttttcGGTAAAGCAATGAGATCAGTTACATCATTTTGATAAAGACATGCTAGAAGAGAAAATACAAAAACAGACGTAACATAATACTCGAAGAGTTAACCAGAAACTGGAGCAATAAGAACCAAtataaaattaggaaaaaaaatataaagacaCGTTTTAAGTGAGAATCCAATTTAAGACATCTTAATTACAAGCTCTTAGCTTAaccattatttgttgttgttttcttgaaataaaataaatttaaaatattggaaaatcatcaactttcTTAAAATTTATCATGATTTATAGAAAATCAATTGAGGTCCACTAAGCAAAAGTCTAAAAGGTGTATTCTATACTATATTGTCAAGATTGTAAATACATGACAATTGACCTAAATATTttctaaaagtcaaacttgagtAGGAACTTTTCTGATAACAGCACGAAAAATTTACTATATTTAAAAACAATAATTATGCATGGATAGTTTATAATAATTTCCTACATACTAACAACGTCAAATTTTGCAAATATTATTTGTTCTACTTTTGAAATGGTTACGATCTGTTGCTCCCTTTCCATGAAatattcatattttcttaatatttatagattttgatgaaatcgatttaaaattttcaagttaAACTGAGTGAACTAACTACTAGAGGATGGAGAGAATAGGAAGTAGAAAAAAGCGAAGGAAAAAACAGTCCAAGAAGAAACCAATAATAGTTTggaatgcaaaaaataaggacaaatgagaaaaatcctttttttaagttgttgtttGAACCATACATCGATactccttttcctttcttttgctaCGTTCATGAAGTTTCTTCGATTTAGAGCCTCCTTAGCCAAGCTTCTAGGAggcaaaagtactttttaaaaaatttaaggcgCTTGGCCAAAATGAAAAAGTACTTCTTAGCAGCAGCAAAATCAGTTTTTCTGCTTCTGGGGAGAAGCTACAAATTCTAACTTCTTCCAAAAAGCAGAAGCAAaagcagaaaattaatttattcaagacaaaaataactttacaataaatttatatttttcaaattatccctcgttaatttaatttttttctttatttttctgctatacatttattctcttttttattttaatcaaatttttattttctttctcctaTTCTTAAGAGTAGATTTTAAATTTATATGGACTGATGTATTTTGACATATTTAAATTATCATGTAAATAATAAGTAATACCAAACACTCAATATTATTGCTTTGgaataactatattttatattaattagaattttaaatttatatttttactttacatTTTATACTTTAATTGAATTCTTTTCTAATAaatgtttaaatttatttttcttttctaaataaTACAAATTGCAAATTGAATCTTTTACTGTCCTTTTtcataatttgatacttaaaagtacttttttaaaagATTGGTCAAACACGATGAGCTTGCAAAAAGCACTACTCAAACGAATCgaccaaacacaaactacttatTTTGCAAAAGTACTTTTTCATAAAGCACTTTTGAATAAAAGCACTTTGCAAAATAAGTAGTTTttggcagcttggccaaacgggctcttagaaGTGCAACTAGAGAACTTGGGCCGAATTAAACCTCCATTTGGAGTgaaaatagcatgggctagcTAGTTTTCGGAGTGGTAATTGTAAAATAGCcagtgtttgcaaagtcattagaaaatagccactattttgctgcaacatgaaaagttccagcataatatactggagattggtgcaccagtgtatgaacttccagcataatatgctggaactctaacacacagaaagttccagcataatatactgcaAATTTGAacacctatgtatgaacttctagcatattatactggaccaatatattatgttggaggtacagtatattatgctagaattcCAGTACATTATactgaaatattttttggattttgaacaatgtttttgttcagatttatctttatatgaaaagtagCTAAATTCCGATACtatagctatttttcaattaccacttgtaaatctgactattttttaatttcactgCCAATCTACTAGTCCCTAGGGTGATTAACAGTAAAAAATTCATGGGGCGCACTATTTGGTCACCTCATTTAACCCGTATTTGCTTTTCTTAATAAAGTTTAGTTTAtatctaatttttgggtaattttaGATATTTATGCTTTCACTTCTTCTTCGTTGCTGCTTGCTTCTTCTCTATATTCATGTCACGTGTATTCAGAAGCTTCGTTGATGCTTTCTTCTTCTCTGTATTCTTGCCCTATGTATCTGGAAGCTCTTTGGTTTCTTATTATTCTTAGATGTAAAACACCATTGTAGGTTGttcttagggtttcttcttcctAGTTGCAAAATGGATTTGTTGATttgttatttaattttatttttgtcacgaccccaatttttccTCCTTaagatgtcatgatggcacctagtctctaagactaggtaagcctaacaatgagAGATTATGACAGAAATAAAATCTAGGGCATGATATAAACTAACAATTCTCATAAATATCTCGATAACTGAAACATACTacaatactcccaaaacccggtgagaCTAAGTCATAAGCTTCTACAGAATGTTTCAAAACGCCTACTACaacattgtttaatataggaaacaacaatattataaGGATAACgtaaggtgactccgaggcatgTGGACGTCGAGCAGATATACCATGAAGTCTCCGGCAAACTACTACAATCAACACTAACGTCCAACACGAgtagacgtacctggatctgcacaaaaagatgtacagaagcaTGTATGAGTACACAAAaatgatacccagtaagtatcaagcctaaccttggtagagtagtaaTGAGGCCAGGTCAAAAAAACCTACTAGGACATAATTAACAGAATGAAAATATAATAACGAGAAGTAATGGAAGGCGGAGAAATAGCTGATATGAAAAAAGTTAATAACATAGTCTAATGTCGGAACTGTGCATAAAGATAATATTAAAAAAAGCAATTAAAGAGAACCATCACAGTCAAATACGGATTCAAActgataagaaaaggaagaataaaagCAACAAAAAGTGTTTCACCAATAACTTTTTTGAACATCAAATAAACAACAGAAATCATAAATGAGGTACCGCCACGtacacaacaagaatcacaaccgaggtatcgcctcgtatacaacaaaaatcacaaatcgAGGTACaacctcgtattcacatttctcaatttcaatcacaattttTTCTTATACcgtcgcgtgagccttacatttaaatagttttgaaagcATATTTCCCTAAATAGCTACACACACCTTAGCCACCTTATTACGCCGCATGACTTCAAGTAATTTCCTTACAAGTAACACGCATATAAGTCCCACCGTATGCCGCCGCATGCGCAGTAACCcatatccttataccaccgcatgcgcaTCGATATCACATCACAAAAataactcgcaccacatgtgcccatatgccacaacttgccaataatcaacaatatcaatattttcacaaaaaTTGTCCATGGCTTAATCACAATGTAtgcaagaatatcaacaacaatgaatgtaaatttcTCAACAAGAAGGATATATCAACAAGTAATaacttcgcctcaatgtgataatgactttcacaacttcaacaccaataactcaacaatgagagagatacTATATAACcccaataataaataagaataactcataaTGGAAGATAACATGTAACGAtgacttcaaataaagataatcaacgatgaaagagataacatgtaacaatacaacaacaacaacaacaacaaacacagtATATTACCATAAATAGGGTCtgggaagagataacatgtaacaatgacttcaaataaggataagtcaacaatggaagagataacatgtaacaatgacttcaaataatgataaatcaaggatggaagagataacatgtaacaatgaaagaggcaacaacttcaactaaagcataagagcaaaatatcaagtaagatgtagaacaagtgttaacaaagtTATTTAAGaaatgtaaggatagactaacaaaagtaagagtagattgactatgagaatttaggatatgatatgacaattcaattT
Proteins encoded in this region:
- the LOC107796391 gene encoding dirigent protein 22-like, whose amino-acid sequence is MEKLLLMICLLKAITIPSTHGLDQSPKGVEKWFKNLPHATEKMTKLHFYFHDTVTAKKPSAIQIAQANITFQSPTLFGLLRMFDNSMTVQPDPNSKEIGRAEGIYGSASFEDIELLMTLNLVFTKGKYNGRTLSILGHNRIFHEYRELPIVGGSGVFRLARGIATAKTFWASNATQNAIVEYHVVVLHY